The proteins below come from a single Necator americanus strain Aroian chromosome V, whole genome shotgun sequence genomic window:
- a CDS encoding hypothetical protein (NECATOR_CHRV.G18572.T2) — MIMIFQVKIWFQNHRYKCKRQEKEKAMTGGLSHRDDSASPQSVDGDGKCSPELSTSKEEPSCSEAEPNQPTSEPLPDIKNGMFAAVSSSVYPPQPAAFAFPFGSQSYSAAQSAYYNQIRGVGW; from the exons atgatcatgattttcCAGGTCAAAATATGGTTCCAGAATCATCGCTACAAATGTAAAAGacaggagaaagagaaagcaATGACGGGCGGATTAAGTCATCGAGACGATTCGGCCAGCCCACAATCAGTGGATGGGGATGG GAAATGTTCACCGGAGTTGAGCACCTCAAAAGAGGAGCCGTCATGCTCCGAGGCGGAGCCTAACCAGCCAACTTCCGAACCATTGCCTGACATCAAAAATGGCATGTTTGCAGCA GTGTCTTCCTCTGTATATCCTCCTCAACCGGCCGCATTTGCTTTCCCGTTCGGGTCTCAATCTTACTCGGCCGCTCAGTCAGCTTACTATAATCAGATTCGAGGAGTAGGCTGGTGA
- a CDS encoding hypothetical protein (NECATOR_CHRV.G18572.T1): protein MKESSSSKREKADDEDVTVVDCDSDDEREATTTEKPKNNDKAQLPRFSVTNILSPLNNLARVQQQLLKMTSSPLNEHSLAFGYRPAGALPASYFGAAPFQGYQGDFTSYMANPGTWYGGGDPRFAALLPCGIDPSRAAVHGIQLPMSQRRKRRVLFSQAQVKIWFQNHRYKCKRQEKEKAMTGGLSHRDDSASPQSVDGDGKCSPELSTSKEEPSCSEAEPNQPTSEPLPDIKNGMFAAVSSSVYPPQPAAFAFPFGSQSYSAAQSAYYNQIRGVGW from the exons ATGAAAGAATCATCGTCTTCTAAACGCGAGAAGGCAGACGATGAAGATGTCACTGTGGTGGACTGCGACTCCGACGATGAGCGTGAAGCGACTACGACAGAGAAGCCTAAAAACAATGACAAGGCGCAACTACCACGATTTTCTGTCACTAATATATTGTCGCCGCTGAATAATCTAG CTCGGGTCCAGCAACAACTCCTAAAGATGACCTCATCTCCTTTAAACGAGCACTCGTTAGCTTTCGGCTACCGACCGGCTGGCGCTCTGCCAGCATCCTACTTTGGTGCTGCACCATTCCAGGGCTACCAAGGCGATTTCACCAG CTACATGGCCAATCCGGGCACATGGTATGGAGGTGGCGATCCACGATTTGCAGCAT TACTCCCATGCGGTATTGATCCATCCAGAGCGGCGGTGCACGGTATACAACTACCGATGTCACAGCGTCGAAAACGACGAGTGCTTTTCAGTCAAGCACAA GTCAAAATATGGTTCCAGAATCATCGCTACAAATGTAAAAGacaggagaaagagaaagcaATGACGGGCGGATTAAGTCATCGAGACGATTCGGCCAGCCCACAATCAGTGGATGGGGATGG GAAATGTTCACCGGAGTTGAGCACCTCAAAAGAGGAGCCGTCATGCTCCGAGGCGGAGCCTAACCAGCCAACTTCCGAACCATTGCCTGACATCAAAAATGGCATGTTTGCAGCA GTGTCTTCCTCTGTATATCCTCCTCAACCGGCCGCATTTGCTTTCCCGTTCGGGTCTCAATCTTACTCGGCCGCTCAGTCAGCTTACTATAATCAGATTCGAGGAGTAGGCTGGTGA
- a CDS encoding hypothetical protein (NECATOR_CHRV.G18573.T1), with translation MYSSDLYLQNDINSILPPYEIEPHGIIVAGEEVVQSSVDKKWNEFSRITRNYSVIEEGDSEPDRNGLLSSRMGLNVAVIRKVGSDSTNTGMWFPKKVVVMTDKRRIETMAWAHSSSGVLTRPNSTSMGCHVVDGSQDSLAMGVSANSASFDDLDCSPCTSSQDSDPSLSSVNVPSWYASQDSSLASTSSADSTGSFQLSAISIEPDIGGTSLSRPDQSLNCAGSCDNYKQSTVEPNFGIEIQRFNVPLKVYPGNRSYQMLPLNERVQLTEFPCPEKGCSSILRTRTALRKHALVHAERRFSCNNCGRSFAERTKLNRHMLTHTGERAFKCTHEGCNKAFSLEANLRSHIKTHTGEKSYKCSYCTHAFTHPYNLRIHISRRHNDRGQKEDN, from the exons ATGTACTCTTCTGACCTGTACTTACAAAACGACATCAACTCGATACTTCCACCATACGAAATTGAACCGCATGGAATT ATAGTTGCCGGCGAAGAAGTTGTGCAAAGTTCTGTCGACAAGAAGTGGAATGAGTTCAGTAGAATCACTAGGAACTATTCCGTCATTGAAGAAGGTGATAGTGAACCGGATCGAAATGGTTTGTTGTCATCACGTATG GGTCTAAATGTAGCTGTAATTCGGAAGGTAGGATCGGACTCAACAAATACCGGTATGTGGTTCCCGAAGAAGGTTGTTGTCATGACGGATAAGCGTCGAATAGAAACGATGGCTTGGGCTCACAGTTCCa GCGGCGTGTTGACTCGGCCAAATTCAACGAGCATGGGGTGTCATGTTGTGGACGGATCTCAAGATAGCCTAGCTATG GGTGTATCAGCAAATTCAGCTTCATTTGACGATCTCGACTGCTCTCCCTGTACTTCATCACAG GACTCTGATCCATCGTTGTCCTCCGTTAATGTGCCTTCGTGGTACGCTTCTCAAGACTCTTCGTTGGCTTCTACGTCGTCGGCCGATTCAACGGGTAGCTTTCAGCTAAG TGCAATTTCCATCGAGCCGGATATTGGTGGCACTTCCTTGAGCAGACCGGATCAGTCTTTGAACTGTGCAGGCAGTTGTGATAATTATAAG CAGTCAACAGTTGAACCAAATTTTGGGATTGAGATCCAACGTTTCAACGTTCCGTTGAAGGTCTACCCGGGTAATAGGAG CTATCAAATGCTCCCGTTAAACGAGAGAGTCCAGCTCACAGAGTTTCCTTGCCCAGAAAAG GGATGTAGTTCAATATTGCGAACGCGGACCGCGCTGCGGAAGCACGCTTTGGTTCATGCTGAACGAAGATTTTCCTGTAATAATTGTGGGAGGAGTTTTGCTGAAAGAACGAAACTGAATCGGCATATGCTCACGCATACCGGAGAAAGGGCATTCAAG TGCACGCATGAAGGTTGCAACAAGGCCTTTTCTTTGGAAGCAAATCTGAGATCGCACATCAAAACGCATACAG GTGAGAAGTCGTACAAATGCTCATACTGCACCCATGCATTCACTCATCCATATAATCTACGGATTCATATATCACGGAGACATAACGACAGAG GGCAAAAAGAAGATAACTAG